GCCCGGTAACGCCGCCGCTCAGCGTCCCAGTTTCTCCGCGACCCGTTCCCTGTCGGCCGGTTCGTTGACGTTGTGACACCACCCGTCGAGTTCGACCGTCTCGACGCGGTGACCGCGCTGCCGGAGGTCGTCGACGGCGTCGGTAATCTCGTACTCGCCGCGGGCGGAGGGCTCGATGCGGTCGAGTGCCGCCTCGACCTCCGGGCCGAAGGCGTAGAACCCGCGATTGACGAGCGTCGACGGCGGATCGTCGGGTTTCTCGACCAGCCCCGTGACGCGGCCGTCGCCGTCGGTCGTAACGACCCCTGTCGTCCGGGCCTGCTCGCGGGAGACGGACTCGACCAGTAGCGTCGCCGCGGCGTCGGTCTCGCGGTGGCGTTCAACCACGCACTGGAGATTTGCCCGGCAGACGTTGTCGCCGTGCAGCACCAC
This sequence is a window from Haloarcula salinisoli. Protein-coding genes within it:
- a CDS encoding sugar phosphate nucleotidyltransferase; translated protein: MDGVVLAAGKGTRMGPLTAARPKALVTVAGQPLLAHGFDALLSLGVSRLVVVVGYRGRDILDHYGDSYRGIPIEYVDQAEQLGTAHALQRAVPVVGAPFVVLHGDNVCRANLQCVVERHRETDAAATLLVESVSREQARTTGVVTTDGDGRVTGLVEKPDDPPSTLVNRGFYAFGPEVEAALDRIEPSARGEYEITDAVDDLRQRGHRVETVELDGWCHNVNEPADRERVAEKLGR